TTTCATTTACTACAACTACCTCACCTCTTCCAACAAGCTTGCCATTGACATAAACTTCCATTGGTTCGCCAGCGAGTTTATCAAGGGCAACAACAGAACCCTGAGTTAATTGAAGAAGTTCCTGAACAAGAATTCTTGTTCTTCCGATAACAACTACCAGTTCAAGAGGAATATCAAGAATAAAATCAATATCTCTTGTCTTTGGTTTTTCTTCAGTAACGGTAAATTCATCTATATGAGGTGACTGAACTTCCTCTTTTGCTTTCATTGCCTTTTCCATCTCAAGAGCTTTTGCCATATCAAGCTCTTCTTCAAGTTCTTCCTGAGATGATTGTTGCTGAACCTCCTTTTCCTCCATTTTATGCCTCCTTTATTATTTTTATTGCATAATTTCCCTTAAATGTTCCTAATTTGCCTTTAAATTTAGGAACACCTTCTACAAGCAAATCCACTTCTTCGTCTATTCTTCTTTGAAGAGTGACAATGTCACCTGATTTAAGGTCTAATAATGTTTTAAAGTCTATAGTTACTTTGCCTAAAATAGCTTCAACCTGCACAGGTGCATTTTTTATTTGTGCCTTAAGTCTTCCTATCCATTTCATATCCATTTCATCTCTGTCTGCAAGAAAGGCACTATAAAGTTTTTCTTTTATAGGTTCTACTGAAGAATAGGGAATGCAAACCATAATTTTACACTCTCTTGTTTCTATTTCAAGGGTAAACTCTGTTTCAATTACCACATCAACAGGGGTGACTATTGTAACAAATTGAGGATTCATCTCTGTTCTTATAAAATGAGGTTTTATCTGGAAAATAGGCTTCCATGCTTCCTCCATACTTTCAAGAAACATCATAACAACCTTGTGAATTATTCTTTGCTCGATAGGCGTAAACTCTCTTCCTTCTGGTTTGTAATAACCTTTTCCTGAGCCGCCAAAATAAAATTCAATTAGAGTAAAAATCATAGGCGCATCAAAAACAACGAGACTAAAACCTCTGAGAGGTTCAAGTTTTATAATATTTAGACTTGAAGGAAAAGGAACAGAGCGGAGAAAATCATAGAATTTTGTAATATTTACATTTACATTTATCACATCTACTATTTTTCTTATGTCTGAGGCAAGACTTACTCTGAAACTTCTTGCAAGACGCTCATTTATAATATCCAAAGAGGGCATCTTGCCGCGAACAATCTTTTCCTGAGAAGTAAAATCATAGGGTCTAACTCCAGAAGGAGCTTCTGCTGTTTCTGTCTCAACCTCTCCTCCTGAAATGCCCTTTAGCAGAGCATCAATCTCATCTTGGGATAAAATCTCGTCGTCTGGCATGGCTACTGCATTACAAAATCTGTAAGATAAACATTTATAACTGTACCTTCACCAAGAATCTGATTCGCTCTTTGTTTTATCTCGTCTTTAAGAAGCAATTTACCCTCAGGAGTAATCAATTCGTCAGATGTTTTATTTGTTAAAAGAGTTATTATAGCATCCCTTATCTGTGGCGTTTTGTTTTTTGCCTGTTCAGCCAACTTTGCATCAGAAAGTTCAATCTGCACAGAAACTTTAAGATATTTAGTTCCACTTTGATCCATCAAATTTACAACAAACGGTTCAAGAGCAAAATTTATACCCTGAACTTCTTTTGAATCCTTCGTAGCAGAGCCTTTGCCATGTTCTGCACCTTTACCAGTTAGAAAAAAATAAGCTCCTCCTGCTCCAACTATTAAAACTATCGCAGCAATAATAATCAGCAATGGAAATTTAGTTTTTTTCTTAGGTTTTTCAGGTTGTTCCTTAGGCTGTAGTTCTTCCTCTTCTAACTTTGTAGCTTTTTCTTTTGCCATACTCCTTCCTCCTTTTATTCTTTTTAGGTCTATTTTTCAATTACCTCCAATTGTCATTCCGAGGCTGCGGAAGCAGCCGAGGAATCTCCTCCTTTTTTCTATTGCATCAAAGAGAGATTCCTCGCACCCATTAAGGGCGATTGGAATGACTGTTAGTAATTGAATACCCTCTTCTTTTCTAAATTAAAATATTTAGCATAGTTTATGCCAGATTTTGTAAATTATATAAAAGTCAATAGATAAAAGCTTTATAGAAGTTAAATTCTGT
The Thermodesulfovibrio yellowstonii DSM 11347 DNA segment above includes these coding regions:
- the fliN gene encoding flagellar motor switch protein FliN, which produces MEEKEVQQQSSQEELEEELDMAKALEMEKAMKAKEEVQSPHIDEFTVTEEKPKTRDIDFILDIPLELVVVIGRTRILVQELLQLTQGSVVALDKLAGEPMEVYVNGKLVGRGEVVVVNEKFGIRITDIISPQERVKQLG
- the fliM gene encoding flagellar motor switch protein FliM, yielding MPDDEILSQDEIDALLKGISGGEVETETAEAPSGVRPYDFTSQEKIVRGKMPSLDIINERLARSFRVSLASDIRKIVDVINVNVNITKFYDFLRSVPFPSSLNIIKLEPLRGFSLVVFDAPMIFTLIEFYFGGSGKGYYKPEGREFTPIEQRIIHKVVMMFLESMEEAWKPIFQIKPHFIRTEMNPQFVTIVTPVDVVIETEFTLEIETRECKIMVCIPYSSVEPIKEKLYSAFLADRDEMDMKWIGRLKAQIKNAPVQVEAILGKVTIDFKTLLDLKSGDIVTLQRRIDEEVDLLVEGVPKFKGKLGTFKGNYAIKIIKEA
- a CDS encoding flagellar basal body-associated FliL family protein, which translates into the protein MAKEKATKLEEEELQPKEQPEKPKKKTKFPLLIIIAAIVLIVGAGGAYFFLTGKGAEHGKGSATKDSKEVQGINFALEPFVVNLMDQSGTKYLKVSVQIELSDAKLAEQAKNKTPQIRDAIITLLTNKTSDELITPEGKLLLKDEIKQRANQILGEGTVINVYLTDFVMQ